In Nicotiana tabacum cultivar K326 chromosome 2, ASM71507v2, whole genome shotgun sequence, the following proteins share a genomic window:
- the LOC107820263 gene encoding uncharacterized protein LOC107820263, with protein MDTICIIVTFNGRWTVDYKYLDHQTKLVLVPEAIRFEDFINKIFEVIELDRDKFEAIIWFDINLGTSKEMLVSKDLDLHTCIELLKSHSLFKGYRFIVDVSERVFGSSSTFEHVNTKTQQDNQDKCQRIMEIDVVKAQPITEEVLQTFDSIQVEGQSLIEIDNEQALGHFEFKVVRSSSTRYSLKCNDDRCGWCVRAFRIKDSTLFKIVKIEKNHDCSVNTMKADQRHATSKLISGYIIDNLRDSRFEVTPAFVMAEMQKLHGLDIVSNDANNQIFPLAFKIAESENNNSYEWYFSELCNAIGSRDNLIFLSDRHQSIAHGIAKVYPESHHGICIYHLEQNLKRRKVKSEVIKLFQSAARVYRRKEFDLYMSDIAKVDKKTFDYLMEEPPERWARSCSPRRRYDMLTTNIVESMNSMLLEVRELPILRMMDFIQVKLQRWFYERRNEAEETFYDVSCWVEEELKKKIDLAFTLNVFSVDSWRFRVEEEGITFLVDLNKRTCDCFQFQFDELSCIHAIAAMEKRNIKKSNFCSDWYLKESWLKIYERQIYPVGHTNSWIVPESVKSQIIKPPDFKVPPGRRQKKRHIPATESSKITFKCGRCRRIDHNRIFCIYSPAVHPFSRKHRE; from the exons ATGGATACAATATGTATTATAGTTACTTTTAATGGTAGATGGACTGTAGACTATAAGTATCTTGATCATCAAACAAAGCTTGTTCTAGTACCTGAGGCAATTCGATttgaagatttcattaacaagatctttgaagttatTGAATTGGATAGAGACAAGTTTGAAGCAATTATATGGTTTGATATCAATCTGGGAACAAGCAAGGAAATGCTTGTATCCAAAGATTTAGATCTTCACACATGTATAGAGTTACTAAAAAGTCATTCACTCTTCAAGGGCTATCGTTTCATTGTTGATGTTTCGGAAAGAGTTTTTGGTTCTTCAAGCACCTTTGAACATGTCAATACAAAAACTCAACAAGACAATCAAGACAAATGCCAACGGATAATGGAAATAGATGTGGTTAAAGCTCAACCAATAACTGAAGAGGTGCTTCAAACATTTGATTCTATTCAAGTGGAAGGACAAAGCCTTATAGAGATTGACAACGAACAAGCTTTGG GACATTTTGAATTCAAGGTTGTTAGATCAAGCTCAACAAGATATTCGTTGAAATGTAATGATGATAGGTGTGGGTGGTGTGTGCGTGCTTTCAGAATTAAAGATTCAACACTATTCAAGATAGTAAAGAttgagaaaaatcatgactgcTCAGTTAACACTATGAAAGCTGATCAAAGGCATGCAACTTCAAAGTTGATTAGTGGTTACATTATCGACAATCTTCGAGACTCAAGATTTGAAGTTACACCAGCCTTTGTCATGGCAGAAATGCAAAAATTGCATGGACTAGACATTG TTTCAAATGATGCAAATAACCAAATATTCCCACTAGCCTTTAAAATTGCAGAATCTGAAAATAACAATTCCTATGAGTGGTACTTTAGTGAGCTTTGCAATGCAATTGGGAGCCGtgacaatttaatttttttatcggaCAGGCATCAATCTATTGCACATGGCATTGCAAAGGTATATCCTGAAAGCCACCATGGGatttgtatctatcatttggagcAGAACCTAAAGCGAAGGAAAGTGAAAAGTGAGGTCATAAAACTTTTTCAAAGTGCTGCAAGAGTATACAGGCGCAAAGAATTTGATCTATACATGTCAGATATAGCAAAAGTTGATAAGAAGACTTTTGACTACTTGATGGAAGAACCACCGGAAAGGTGGGCACGTTCTTGTAGTCCACGACGAAGAtatgacatgctcacaacaaacATAGTTGAGTCAATGAATTCTATGCTATTAGAAGTAAGGGAGTTGCCTATATTAAGAATGATGGATTTCATCCAAGTGAAGCTACAACGTTGgttttatgaaagaagaaatgaagcagaAGAAACTTTTTATGACGTTTCTTGTTGGGTAGaagaggaattgaagaaaaagatagaTTTAGCTTTTACTTTAAAT GTCTTCTCTGTTGATTCATGGCGTTTTAGAGTTGAGGAAGAAGGAATTACTTTCTTGGTGGacttaaacaaaagaacatgtgattgtTTTCAGTTTCAATTTGATGAATTATCATGTATACATGCAATTGCAGCTATGGAGAAGAGAAACATCAAGAAGTCAAATTTCTGCTCGGACTGGTACTTAAAGGAATCTTGGCTGAAAATATATGAAAGACAAATATATCCTGTAGGACATACGAATTCTTGGATTGTACCAGAGAGTGTTAAGTCACAAATTATTAAACCTCCAGATTTCAAAGTCCCGCCAGGTAGAAGGCAGAAGAAAAGGCATATTCCAGCTaccgaatcatcaaaaataacattcaaatgTGGTCGTTGCAGAAGAATTGATCATAATagaatattttgtatatattctccGGCAGTCCATCCATTTTCAAGGAAGCATAGAGAATAA